One genomic segment of Mycolicibacterium psychrotolerans includes these proteins:
- a CDS encoding PE-PPE domain-containing protein, with protein sequence MFLGIGHTVAPSPLPVHLLSASIFVDGTKPIVGAEDGEPFLRMADSFQGRYVGDGTVPVFVDYPRSLGLATGLADPTYDESEADAAAKIVRAVRQARADDPTGAIYVVGYSQGAGTVSSALAELESDPDFSTDNIEFVLASSPRRNSGGILTRLPPGVYVPMVGVTFGEGATPERTKVLQISKMYDGISDSPDFVLNLAADANAALGFVFLHSGYYREVDPDDPTAIVTTSADGLVTDKLIPAPVGQLPLTMPLLQLGVSPQTVTALDPFLRAIIETGYQRPDSTVPGSFPSEPVPFRLVPPPTRWVSDAEAVAQGAVQSARLFGDIPQAGPSSSRAFELPTTNHVALQNDQDDVEDAALHDAVSPGGSRNARIRLAESGAVEPRVKPLQPVRRVAEALRPRELLRSAWAQRPPTASDQPTNGRSTGAQSTSNGTDSGDHE encoded by the coding sequence GTGTTCTTGGGAATCGGCCATACAGTCGCCCCTTCGCCGCTGCCGGTGCATCTGCTGTCGGCGAGCATCTTCGTCGACGGCACCAAACCCATCGTCGGTGCCGAAGACGGTGAGCCGTTTCTCCGCATGGCCGACAGCTTCCAAGGCCGCTATGTCGGCGACGGTACGGTTCCTGTCTTCGTCGACTATCCCCGCAGCCTCGGGCTGGCGACCGGGCTGGCCGACCCCACGTATGACGAGTCGGAGGCGGATGCGGCTGCCAAGATCGTGAGGGCTGTGCGTCAAGCTCGAGCCGACGATCCAACCGGAGCCATCTATGTCGTCGGGTATTCGCAGGGCGCCGGCACGGTCTCGAGTGCGCTGGCCGAACTCGAAAGCGATCCGGACTTTTCGACGGACAACATCGAGTTCGTGTTGGCCAGCAGCCCGCGCCGCAACAGCGGCGGAATCTTGACGCGGCTGCCACCGGGGGTCTACGTGCCCATGGTCGGGGTGACGTTCGGCGAAGGCGCCACACCCGAAAGGACGAAGGTGCTGCAGATCTCGAAGATGTACGACGGCATCTCAGACTCCCCGGATTTCGTTCTCAATCTCGCCGCGGACGCCAATGCTGCTCTCGGATTCGTGTTCCTGCACTCCGGCTATTACAGGGAAGTCGATCCGGATGACCCCACTGCGATCGTGACGACGAGCGCCGACGGATTGGTGACCGACAAGCTGATTCCGGCACCGGTTGGTCAACTGCCGCTCACGATGCCGCTGTTGCAGTTAGGCGTCAGCCCGCAGACGGTGACCGCACTTGACCCGTTCCTGCGAGCGATCATCGAAACCGGTTACCAGCGGCCCGATTCGACAGTCCCTGGTTCGTTCCCGTCCGAGCCGGTGCCGTTCCGGCTCGTCCCGCCGCCGACGCGCTGGGTCTCAGACGCTGAGGCCGTCGCCCAGGGAGCGGTTCAGTCGGCGCGACTTTTCGGTGACATCCCACAGGCCGGTCCGAGTTCCTCCCGTGCTTTCGAACTTCCCACGACGAATCATGTCGCCCTACAGAATGATCAGGACGACGTGGAAGACGCGGCACTCCACGATGCAGTCTCGCCTGGGGGTTCCCGCAACGCCCGGATTCGTCTGGCGGAAAGCGGTGCGGTTGAGCCGCGAGTCAAACCGCTCCAGCCGGTTCGCCGTGTGGCGGAGGCGCTGAGGCCCAGGGAGTTACTGCGATCGGCCTGGGCGCAGCGGCCACCCACCGCATCGGATCAACCGACCAACGGTCGCAGCACCGGCGCGCAGTCGACCAGCAATGGCACCGACTCCGGCGATCACGAGTGA
- a CDS encoding alpha/beta hydrolase codes for MVAVGQTLHPVGLLVALLFFVWSMTPSLLPRPWYLQGVATGISVAIGYGIGCGVAAVVRWCGIRSVVPSRVRTIGWGVVAALGAVLVPLFLVLGSRWQQNLRELVGLPPAECSFYIGVLLIAVTVAAALLAATRAVRWAVRRLTAIINGVVPTPMARLIAVGVAGLVIVLALDGALHRGLLGVAERSAEAADHSTAQGVHRPQAGQRSGSPASREDWDSLGREGRTFVAGGPTATQISAVTGSPALTPIRVYAGRESADTVEGVADRVVSELNRTQAFERSVLAVVTTTGRGWVNPNVAAAFEYVNAGDTAIASMQYSFLPSALSFIADRDTPKAAGRALFDAVYRAWADREPDRRPKLVVFGESLGSFGGQAAFASGADIVSRTDGALFVGTPNFAQPWAEITADRDPRSWERLPIVEEGRHIRFASRPEDVKLARQWEFPRVVYWQHASDPITWWSFDLLLRRPDWLREPLGPDVDSRLRWLPIVTFWQVTLDMIFSAEVPYGYGHAFGPDAAQLWVDILDPPEWDSAKTVRIHDALSHPS; via the coding sequence ATGGTGGCCGTCGGGCAGACGCTGCATCCGGTGGGATTGCTCGTCGCGCTGCTGTTCTTCGTCTGGTCGATGACTCCATCGTTGTTGCCGCGGCCTTGGTATCTGCAAGGCGTGGCAACGGGTATCAGCGTGGCCATCGGTTACGGGATCGGATGTGGCGTGGCCGCGGTGGTGCGGTGGTGCGGCATCCGTTCGGTCGTCCCCTCCCGAGTGCGGACCATCGGCTGGGGTGTTGTGGCGGCCTTGGGCGCGGTGCTTGTTCCGCTCTTCCTGGTATTGGGTTCGCGGTGGCAACAGAATCTGCGAGAGTTGGTCGGGTTACCGCCTGCGGAGTGTTCGTTCTACATCGGGGTGCTGCTGATCGCCGTGACCGTCGCGGCGGCGCTGCTGGCCGCGACACGAGCCGTCCGATGGGCGGTCCGCCGACTGACCGCCATCATCAATGGTGTCGTACCGACACCCATGGCCAGGCTCATTGCCGTCGGCGTAGCTGGGTTGGTCATCGTTCTGGCTCTCGATGGTGCGCTGCACCGTGGGCTGCTCGGGGTGGCAGAACGGTCAGCTGAGGCCGCCGACCACAGCACCGCCCAGGGCGTCCATCGGCCTCAAGCCGGCCAACGCTCCGGCTCGCCGGCCTCGAGAGAAGACTGGGACAGTCTGGGCCGTGAGGGCCGCACGTTCGTCGCGGGCGGTCCGACCGCAACGCAGATCAGCGCCGTCACGGGTTCGCCTGCGTTGACTCCGATCCGGGTGTATGCCGGACGCGAATCCGCGGACACGGTGGAAGGTGTCGCCGATCGAGTGGTCTCAGAGCTGAATCGAACGCAGGCTTTCGAGCGGTCGGTCCTGGCCGTGGTGACGACCACCGGGCGCGGTTGGGTGAATCCCAACGTCGCTGCGGCATTCGAGTACGTGAACGCCGGCGATACCGCTATCGCGTCGATGCAGTACTCCTTTCTGCCCAGCGCACTGTCCTTCATCGCCGACCGTGATACGCCAAAAGCGGCCGGGCGAGCCTTGTTTGACGCTGTGTACCGGGCCTGGGCGGACCGAGAACCAGACCGACGCCCAAAGCTCGTGGTGTTCGGGGAGAGTCTGGGATCGTTCGGCGGCCAGGCCGCATTCGCTTCCGGGGCCGATATCGTCAGCCGGACCGACGGCGCGCTCTTCGTGGGCACGCCGAATTTCGCGCAGCCGTGGGCGGAGATCACCGCCGACCGGGATCCGCGGTCTTGGGAGCGGCTGCCGATCGTTGAGGAGGGCCGCCACATACGGTTCGCGTCACGACCCGAAGACGTGAAACTCGCCAGACAGTGGGAGTTTCCCCGCGTCGTGTACTGGCAGCACGCCAGCGATCCCATCACCTGGTGGTCTTTCGATCTACTGCTGCGGCGGCCGGATTGGTTGCGTGAGCCTCTCGGTCCCGATGTCGATTCCAGACTGCGATGGCTACCGATTGTCACCTTTTGGCAGGTGACGTTGGACATGATCTTCTCAGCCGAGGTGCCTTACGGATACGGCCACGCGTTCGGACCTGATGCCGCGCAACTCTGGGTGGACATTCTGGATCCGCCGGAATGGGATTCGGCGAAGACCGTGCGAATTCATGACGCACTGAGCCACCCGAGCTGA
- a CDS encoding GAF and ANTAR domain-containing protein, with the protein MSERLADNPADPATVFTGLAQVVYHGTDLAEVYTALCISATLMVPGCHHASVMVRGAKNFRTVAASDQWAREVDELERATGEGPCLDAIVEEAPQFEQDLRNPQRWHALAREVVAQTPVRAMMGFPFVIDGEKTGALNIFSDTPDGFSAEAVERAVVLASFATIAATAAVRGEDAAALRAGLLSNREIGKAIGMLMALRNVSDDEAFNLLRHVSQHMNIKMAEVARQVVASRGNLA; encoded by the coding sequence GTGAGCGAACGACTAGCCGACAACCCCGCTGATCCGGCAACAGTCTTCACCGGCTTGGCACAGGTGGTGTACCACGGGACAGATCTGGCGGAGGTGTACACCGCGCTCTGCATCTCGGCCACCCTGATGGTGCCGGGCTGTCATCACGCCAGTGTCATGGTGCGCGGAGCCAAGAACTTCCGAACGGTGGCCGCGAGCGATCAGTGGGCCCGAGAGGTCGACGAATTGGAGCGCGCGACGGGAGAGGGCCCCTGCCTGGACGCCATCGTCGAAGAGGCGCCACAGTTCGAGCAGGATCTCCGCAATCCGCAACGCTGGCACGCCCTTGCCCGGGAGGTCGTGGCGCAGACTCCCGTCCGCGCCATGATGGGATTCCCCTTCGTCATCGACGGTGAAAAGACCGGCGCCCTCAACATTTTCAGCGATACCCCCGACGGATTCTCTGCAGAGGCGGTCGAGCGGGCAGTCGTCCTGGCCTCGTTCGCTACCATCGCCGCCACCGCTGCTGTGCGGGGCGAAGACGCCGCCGCATTGCGCGCCGGCCTGCTGAGCAACCGCGAGATCGGCAAGGCGATCGGCATGCTGATGGCACTCCGGAACGTCTCCGATGACGAGGCGTTCAACCTCTTGCGCCACGTTTCGCAGCACATGAACATCAAGATGGCCGAGGTGGCGCGCCAGGTGGTCGCGAGTCGGGGGAACCTCGCCTGA
- a CDS encoding ABC transporter ATP-binding protein has protein sequence MGRALVREPQAFLLDEPLSNLDAKLRNQVRGDLKRLHREVPVTSVYVTHDQVEAMTLGDRLCVMAGGEVQQIGSTDDVYHRPANPFVAAFMGSPPMNLLPGVVGTGALHLGGAELSAVPCPDGPITVGVRPEHLQLGGAQADGAVPARVDFVEPLGSHVLVTALVDPPDPTRVIVQAPPGTALEAGTPVGLLVPPERTYLFDAETGDAVR, from the coding sequence ATGGGCCGGGCGCTGGTGCGCGAGCCACAGGCCTTCCTGCTCGATGAGCCGCTGTCGAATCTGGATGCCAAGTTGCGCAACCAGGTTCGCGGCGACTTGAAGCGGTTGCACCGCGAGGTGCCGGTCACGTCGGTGTACGTCACCCACGATCAGGTGGAGGCGATGACGCTGGGGGATCGGCTGTGCGTGATGGCAGGCGGTGAGGTGCAGCAGATCGGCAGCACCGACGACGTCTACCATCGGCCGGCCAACCCGTTCGTCGCGGCGTTCATGGGCAGCCCGCCGATGAACCTGCTGCCGGGCGTCGTGGGTACGGGCGCATTGCATCTCGGCGGGGCGGAGCTGAGCGCCGTGCCGTGCCCGGACGGACCGATCACGGTCGGGGTGCGGCCGGAGCATCTGCAGCTGGGCGGCGCGCAGGCCGACGGCGCGGTCCCGGCCCGGGTGGATTTCGTGGAACCGCTGGGCAGCCACGTGCTGGTGACGGCGTTGGTGGACCCACCGGATCCGACACGGGTGATCGTGCAGGCGCCGCCCGGTACGGCGCTGGAGGCCGGCACGCCGGTCGGGCTGCTGGTGCCGCCGGAGCGGACGTATCTGTTCGACGCCGAGACCGGAGACGCGGTGCGCTGA
- a CDS encoding ABC transporter permease subunit: MLFPANPRFANYTEAWAQAPFRHFFLNSLTVTAVIGALMLPNLATAFGIFFLRQFFQTVPVELEEAARVDGTSRLGVLFKIVLSLSLPAMSTLAALTVLKSWTTSCGR, encoded by the coding sequence GTGCTGTTTCCGGCCAACCCCCGGTTCGCCAACTACACCGAGGCGTGGGCGCAGGCGCCGTTCCGGCACTTCTTTCTCAACAGCCTGACGGTGACGGCGGTCATCGGCGCGCTGATGCTGCCGAACCTGGCGACGGCGTTCGGGATCTTCTTTCTGCGCCAGTTCTTCCAGACCGTGCCGGTGGAACTCGAGGAGGCCGCCCGCGTCGACGGCACCTCGCGCCTGGGCGTGCTGTTCAAGATCGTGCTGTCGCTGTCGCTGCCGGCGATGTCGACGCTGGCCGCGTTGACGGTGCTGAAGTCGTGGACGACTTCCTGTGGCCGCTGA
- a CDS encoding YidH family protein encodes MTEPLDANTRLAAKRTHLAEERTLMAWVRTATSLIAFGFTIYQVFRYLASSEQLGNRS; translated from the coding sequence ATGACCGAGCCACTGGACGCGAACACTCGACTCGCCGCCAAGCGGACTCATCTTGCGGAGGAACGCACGCTGATGGCTTGGGTACGCACCGCAACCTCCCTGATTGCGTTCGGATTCACCATTTATCAGGTCTTCCGCTACCTGGCGTCATCGGAGCAGCTAGGCAACCGCTCGTGA
- a CDS encoding SHOCT domain-containing protein: MWSSFWQFLWSTIVIFAFVAYLVILFNILIDLFWRDHLTAGWKKALWVVFLIVLPYLTSLVYLIVRGDGMALRAREAAASAKRETDDYIREAAGRSPAQEIADAKALLDSGSITDDEFASLKAKALR; the protein is encoded by the coding sequence ATGTGGAGTTCGTTCTGGCAGTTCCTCTGGTCGACGATCGTGATCTTCGCCTTCGTCGCCTATTTGGTGATTCTCTTCAACATCCTGATCGACCTCTTCTGGCGTGACCATCTGACGGCGGGGTGGAAGAAGGCGTTGTGGGTCGTCTTCCTCATCGTCTTGCCGTATCTCACGTCGCTCGTGTATTTGATCGTGCGCGGCGACGGGATGGCGTTGCGGGCACGCGAAGCTGCTGCGTCAGCCAAGAGGGAGACCGACGATTACATCCGTGAGGCCGCCGGCAGATCCCCCGCGCAGGAGATTGCCGACGCCAAGGCGTTGCTCGACTCGGGCAGTATCACCGACGACGAGTTCGCGTCCTTGAAGGCGAAGGCGTTGCGCTGA
- a CDS encoding M20/M25/M40 family metallo-hydrolase, with protein MTSTPHQEQVAHRVSDLMPSLIDALTSLVRIPSIATAGFPPEPLFEAHDAVVELLRQAGVEHVDDLHIEGKTAPVIVATVPGPADAPTVLLYSHYDVVPADDENLWTTPPFEPTLRDGALYGRGTADSKANIVSIIGALRYYRGTPPVTVKVILEGQEEFGSPFDVYPPEAPELFRSDAMVIADVGSVRPGAPTLTVALRGSASVIVSATTLAADKHSGLYGGAAPDARLALIRALATLHDDNGDVAVDGLRREPWTGVSYTDAEFRELAEILDGTPLQGSGAIGERIWSGPAITVTGFDAPTVDASVNAVAGSARAALNLRIHPEQDAATAQAALITHLEAQRPFGVRLDVSAGEVGNGFSAPIGGPAFDAATAALEQAWGSPPGMMAGGGSIPIVMALHEAVPQAEKLLFGATDGYANIHGPNERVLLDELEKAVIAKVVFFSEFAQRFKGDG; from the coding sequence ATGACTTCGACTCCACACCAGGAGCAGGTCGCCCACCGCGTGTCCGACCTCATGCCGTCGTTGATCGACGCCCTCACGAGTCTGGTCCGCATCCCCTCCATCGCCACCGCAGGTTTTCCGCCGGAACCGCTGTTCGAGGCTCACGACGCCGTGGTGGAGTTGCTCCGCCAGGCCGGTGTCGAGCACGTCGACGACCTCCACATCGAAGGCAAGACGGCGCCGGTGATCGTCGCGACGGTGCCCGGTCCCGCCGACGCACCCACGGTGTTGCTCTATTCGCACTACGACGTGGTTCCGGCCGATGATGAAAACCTGTGGACCACACCTCCATTCGAGCCGACCCTTCGCGATGGAGCCCTGTACGGCCGCGGTACCGCGGACTCGAAGGCCAACATCGTCAGCATCATCGGCGCTCTGCGGTACTACCGGGGAACGCCGCCGGTCACCGTGAAGGTGATCCTGGAAGGTCAGGAGGAATTCGGCAGCCCCTTCGACGTCTATCCGCCGGAGGCGCCCGAGCTGTTCCGTTCGGACGCCATGGTCATCGCCGACGTCGGAAGCGTGCGGCCGGGAGCACCTACGTTGACCGTCGCCCTGAGGGGCTCGGCTTCGGTGATCGTGAGTGCGACCACGCTCGCGGCGGACAAGCACAGCGGACTTTACGGTGGCGCCGCGCCAGACGCGCGGCTGGCACTGATTCGCGCCCTGGCCACCTTGCACGACGACAACGGAGACGTCGCCGTGGACGGCCTGCGTCGCGAACCATGGACCGGCGTCTCCTACACCGACGCCGAATTCCGCGAACTCGCCGAAATCCTCGATGGGACACCGTTGCAGGGCTCCGGCGCAATCGGTGAACGCATCTGGTCGGGCCCTGCGATCACCGTCACCGGCTTCGATGCACCCACGGTCGACGCCTCTGTCAATGCGGTGGCGGGATCCGCACGGGCAGCGCTGAATCTTCGGATTCACCCCGAACAAGACGCCGCCACAGCGCAGGCAGCGCTCATCACACATCTGGAGGCGCAGCGTCCCTTCGGCGTACGCCTCGACGTCAGTGCCGGAGAGGTAGGCAACGGCTTCTCGGCTCCGATCGGCGGACCGGCGTTCGACGCCGCGACAGCAGCACTCGAGCAGGCGTGGGGGTCGCCACCGGGCATGATGGCCGGCGGCGGTTCCATTCCGATCGTGATGGCGCTTCACGAAGCCGTGCCGCAGGCGGAGAAGCTGCTGTTCGGGGCAACAGACGGCTACGCCAACATCCATGGGCCCAACGAGCGCGTCCTGCTCGACGAGTTGGAGAAGGCGGTGATCGCCAAGGTGGTCTTCTTCAGCGAATTCGCGCAACGATTCAAAGGAGACGGGTGA
- a CDS encoding YfcC family protein, whose protein sequence is MTDTAPPPATTTHQQTRRRKFEFPGAVTMLAIVMVLVWAAALFIPSGRFEVDADGSPIPGSFSTIASPLTFGERVEQLILAPVNGLYGIQDVASGFVDPDNAGALFGSVGVVLFIMALGAFISVSFATKSLETAVNQLAARLSDKGWLLIAAVMVLFSLLGSTMGFSVETFGFYGLLVPLMAALGYDRLVTASTIIVGALTGSMASTVNPFSIGVGSGEAGVSIGDGIVLRLLLWVVLTAVAVLFVLRYARRVQRDPSASLVGFDRIEDTDDTESEDTPSTLTTTQKWVLLVTGLTFGLMIFSVIPWSSIFGAVEGPADYDIAHQTVAQPYWFELNWWFPQLAMLFVLAAVLVGIVARMGEKKTVSLIVRGAGDMVGPAIVIMLARGVSVILTNTETLDTVLNAMEQLISGASSVTFALLAFAVNVPLAFLIPSSSGHATLAMPLLAPLGDFAGVSRALVITAWQLGHGLMLLVAPTNVVVVGGLAMAKVGYDRYLRFIWPLMVINLAIICVVIAAAALLE, encoded by the coding sequence GTGACCGACACAGCACCGCCGCCGGCGACGACGACGCACCAGCAGACGCGCAGAAGAAAGTTCGAATTCCCGGGCGCAGTGACGATGTTGGCCATCGTGATGGTGCTCGTCTGGGCGGCCGCACTGTTCATTCCGTCCGGTCGCTTCGAGGTGGACGCGGACGGCTCGCCGATTCCTGGAAGTTTCTCCACCATCGCGTCGCCGCTGACGTTCGGCGAGCGGGTCGAGCAGTTGATCCTGGCTCCGGTCAACGGGCTGTACGGCATTCAGGACGTCGCGAGCGGTTTCGTCGATCCGGACAACGCCGGCGCGCTGTTCGGGTCCGTCGGCGTGGTCCTGTTCATCATGGCGCTGGGCGCCTTCATCTCCGTGAGTTTCGCGACCAAGAGTCTGGAAACCGCGGTCAACCAGCTCGCCGCGCGGCTCAGCGACAAGGGCTGGTTGCTGATCGCCGCCGTCATGGTGCTGTTCTCTCTTTTGGGTTCGACCATGGGCTTTTCGGTCGAGACGTTCGGGTTCTACGGGCTCCTGGTCCCGCTGATGGCAGCGCTGGGTTATGACCGACTGGTGACTGCGTCGACGATCATCGTCGGCGCGTTGACGGGATCGATGGCCTCGACCGTCAACCCCTTCTCGATCGGTGTCGGCTCGGGTGAGGCCGGAGTGTCCATCGGCGACGGCATCGTGCTGCGCCTCCTGCTGTGGGTCGTGCTCACCGCTGTCGCCGTGCTCTTCGTTCTGCGCTACGCCCGTCGCGTCCAGCGTGATCCGAGCGCGTCGCTGGTCGGTTTCGACCGCATCGAGGACACAGATGACACCGAATCGGAGGACACGCCCAGCACGCTCACCACGACCCAGAAGTGGGTGCTCCTGGTGACCGGGCTGACGTTCGGGCTGATGATCTTCTCGGTCATCCCGTGGTCGAGCATCTTCGGCGCCGTGGAGGGCCCCGCCGACTACGACATCGCGCATCAGACCGTCGCGCAGCCGTACTGGTTCGAATTGAACTGGTGGTTCCCGCAATTGGCGATGTTGTTCGTTCTGGCCGCCGTGCTCGTCGGAATCGTCGCGCGCATGGGCGAGAAGAAGACTGTTTCACTGATCGTCCGCGGTGCCGGCGACATGGTCGGACCCGCAATCGTCATCATGCTGGCGCGCGGCGTCTCCGTGATCCTGACCAACACCGAGACCCTCGACACTGTCTTGAACGCGATGGAACAACTCATCAGCGGGGCGTCGAGCGTCACTTTCGCGCTCCTCGCGTTTGCGGTCAATGTTCCTCTGGCCTTTCTCATCCCGTCGTCCTCCGGTCATGCCACGCTCGCCATGCCTCTGCTCGCACCCCTGGGCGATTTCGCGGGAGTGAGCCGAGCCCTGGTGATCACGGCCTGGCAGCTCGGCCACGGCCTCATGCTCCTGGTGGCGCCCACCAATGTCGTCGTCGTCGGCGGACTGGCCATGGCCAAGGTCGGCTACGACCGGTACCTGAGATTCATCTGGCCGCTGATGGTGATCAATCTCGCGATCATCTGTGTCGTCATCGCGGCCGCGGCTTTGCTCGAGTGA
- a CDS encoding SLC13 family permease translates to MSQSAVSLLVLAGVVALFIWNKLPVELVAIGSALVLYFTGVIDLPQALSGFGDPTVVLIASLFVVSEGLESTGVTTWIGQALISRAGNNSRTLLVFIMVLAAALTAFINLNGAVAALLPMVVVVALRQGLSPSRLLMPLAFAGSAGSLLLLTGSPVNVVVSESASDAGVGGFGFAEFAIVGLPLVAGTVLLIAAFGGRLIPDRGSSSLPADLSSHAATLAAHYGLDQVTHLRVPSDSTLVDAPRADWDLQGYPSIEVATVLDGATSRPASHGQVRAGDRLTVVGDRAEAQRFAVDHGLIVEALLDATKVADVLVGRTTGVAEVVIPPRSRFVGETVRPGHVVAGGALVILAVHRRGRRQGDSATDLQAGDSVLMEGPWESLDAIVTDDGLLVVDRPDLLRRQAVPLGRGSGRAIAILMVMIVLLATNAVPAVVATLLAAGMMILSRVLTVTQAYRHIHWSTVLLIAGMIPLSVAIRTSGAGELVADVIVDGVRDYGPHALLLALFTVTVMFGQLISNTATALVMIPIAVSAAAQLDVSARPVLMCVCVASAASFLTPVATPANMMVMTPGGYRFGDYWRLGLVMVALFLTVAVGLVPAVWSFA, encoded by the coding sequence GTGAGTCAGTCGGCGGTCAGTCTGCTCGTCCTCGCCGGCGTCGTCGCTCTGTTCATCTGGAACAAGCTGCCCGTCGAGTTGGTGGCCATCGGTTCGGCTTTGGTGCTCTACTTCACCGGCGTGATCGATCTGCCGCAGGCGCTGTCCGGATTCGGCGACCCCACAGTTGTTCTCATCGCATCCCTGTTCGTGGTCAGCGAGGGCCTGGAGTCGACGGGGGTGACCACGTGGATAGGTCAGGCGCTGATCAGCAGGGCCGGCAACAACAGCCGAACCCTCCTCGTGTTCATCATGGTGCTCGCCGCGGCCCTGACGGCCTTCATCAACCTCAACGGTGCAGTGGCGGCCCTCTTGCCCATGGTGGTCGTGGTCGCGTTGCGGCAGGGTCTTTCGCCCTCTCGGCTGCTGATGCCCCTCGCTTTCGCCGGCAGCGCGGGGTCGCTTCTGCTCCTCACCGGCAGCCCCGTCAACGTGGTGGTCTCCGAGAGCGCGTCCGACGCAGGGGTCGGGGGCTTCGGGTTCGCCGAATTCGCCATCGTCGGTCTGCCACTCGTGGCCGGGACCGTGTTGCTCATCGCCGCCTTCGGCGGGCGACTGATACCGGACCGCGGAAGCTCCTCCCTGCCGGCTGACCTGAGCTCCCACGCGGCGACGCTGGCCGCACACTACGGCTTGGACCAGGTCACGCACCTCCGGGTTCCGAGCGACTCGACTCTCGTGGATGCGCCGCGCGCCGACTGGGATCTGCAGGGTTACCCGAGTATCGAAGTCGCCACGGTGCTCGACGGCGCCACCTCGCGACCGGCGTCGCATGGTCAGGTTCGCGCAGGCGACCGGCTGACCGTCGTCGGCGACCGCGCGGAAGCTCAACGGTTCGCCGTGGACCACGGACTCATCGTCGAAGCGCTTCTGGACGCAACGAAGGTCGCCGACGTGCTGGTGGGACGCACCACCGGCGTCGCCGAAGTCGTCATACCGCCGCGCTCCCGTTTCGTCGGCGAAACGGTGCGACCGGGCCACGTGGTGGCAGGCGGGGCGCTCGTCATCTTGGCGGTCCATCGCCGTGGACGAAGACAGGGCGACTCGGCAACCGATCTGCAGGCCGGCGATTCTGTGCTCATGGAAGGGCCGTGGGAGAGCCTCGATGCGATCGTCACCGATGACGGACTGCTCGTGGTCGACCGACCCGATCTGCTCCGTCGGCAAGCCGTACCCCTCGGCCGCGGTTCCGGCCGTGCGATCGCCATCCTGATGGTGATGATCGTCCTCCTCGCCACCAATGCAGTGCCCGCGGTGGTGGCCACACTGCTGGCGGCGGGCATGATGATCCTGTCAAGGGTGCTGACGGTCACGCAGGCATACCGGCACATCCATTGGAGCACAGTTCTTCTCATCGCCGGGATGATCCCGCTGTCGGTCGCGATTCGCACGTCCGGAGCAGGCGAGTTGGTCGCCGATGTGATCGTCGACGGCGTGCGTGACTACGGTCCACATGCACTGCTTCTCGCACTGTTCACGGTCACGGTGATGTTCGGCCAACTCATCAGCAACACGGCAACCGCCCTCGTCATGATCCCGATCGCCGTTTCCGCTGCGGCGCAACTCGACGTCTCGGCTCGGCCGGTCTTGATGTGCGTCTGCGTCGCGTCAGCGGCATCCTTCCTCACCCCGGTTGCCACCCCGGCCAACATGATGGTGATGACGCCCGGCGGCTACCGCTTCGGCGACTACTGGAGGCTTGGGCTCGTCATGGTCGCTCTTTTTCTCACTGTCGCAGTCGGATTGGTCCCTGCGGTGTGGTCTTTCGCGTAG